The DNA sequence tgctgataatgggccgctgtacacctatgtagatattccataaaataatctgccgtttccagctacaatagtcatttacaacattaccaaTGTCTACGCTTTAttcctgatcaatttgatgttattttaatggacaaaaaaagtattttctttccaaaacaaggacatttctaagtgagcccaaacgtttgaacggtagtgtaagtaGAGTAGCATCACTATTTTACCTGATGAAAATGTGTTCCGAGGAGTTTTCATGTGTAAATACACTAATTTATATCacatcccctttctctctcatacatcccctctctctcacacatcccctctctctcacacacatccgctttctctctcacacacatcccctttctctctcacacacatcccctttctctctcacacacatcccctttctctctcacacacatcccctttctctctcacacacatcccctttctctctcacacacatccgcTTTCTCACACacatcccctttctctctcacacacatcccctttctctctcacacacatcccctttctctctcacacacatcccctttctctctcacacacatcccctttctctctcacacacatcccctttctctctcacacacatcccctttctctctcacacacatcccctttctctctcacacacatcccctttctctctcacacacgtcccctttctctctcacacacgtcccctttctctctcacacacgtcctctttctctctcacacacgtcccctttctctctcacacacgtcccctttctctctcacacacgtcccctttctctctcacacacgtcccctttctctctcacacgcccctttctctctcacacgtcccctttctctctcacacacacgtcccctttctctctcacacacacgtcccctttctctctcacacacacgtcccctttctctctcacacgtcccctttctctctcacacgtcccctttctctctcacacgtcccctttctctctcacacacacgtcccctttctctctcacacacacgtcccctttccaggttaagcgagcagtgtgtcaagaagcattgcagcttggcagggtcgtgttttggaggacgcatggcacttgacctttgcctctcccaagtCCTTGCGGacgttgcagcgatgggacaagactgtaactaccaattggatatcatgaaatttgggagagaaaggggtaaaaaaaaaaatgaaaataaatgatTAACAAATACCATATACCTTATAGAGGAGCTATTAATAATTCATTCATTTATGTGTGGCTGGCTTCAACAATAAACCCATAATAACCAGTGGTGATTTTTGAGGCCAGTGGGACCAAAGAAGCCCTGTTCATGATGCAGCAGACTGACAGTCACAGCAGGTCATCTGTCCTGGCAGTCTTCAAAAAGGTGCCttgtcctccctctatcccactgtcATTCAAATCTCAATTCAAATACCATTCTTTTCTCAAACATTTCCTTAACATTTTGTTTGTTACTGTTGTACAGATTTGGGTGATGGCCCTCTGTGTGACGTGTGTGCTGGCTGTCACACTGTCAGTTTTCCCTGCTGTCAGAGTAAGTGAAGAGTGTGTATGGAAACAAGGAATGGGGTGAGCAAACAGTCGGGATAATAGCCTAGTTATGCCCAGTTAAGACAGTTGTGGTTGAATAGAGCAGAGAGGGTGTGGGATTGAACTTTTTTAGCACGGCTCTGCTGCAGTCGTAACCTGATTGGCTGCTTGCTATGCTGAACAAACTGGATCACACCTGTATGTTTGTCTTTCAGACCGATACTTTCTCTGTATCTGCTGCTTCATCGTCTTTAACGTCATGCACCTGATTGGCCGCAGTGTCACCTCCATGGTTCAGTGGGTGAGTGACGTCTGCCCTCTGTCCCCTTCCTTTACTACCAGTAACTGCAATAAATAGCCGCTCCAATAACTCAAAACATGTTTCTCCTGCCTAACAGTCTCTGTTTGTCTTTATCCATCCACAGCCCTCAAAGAGAAGCGGTCTGTTCCCTGTGCTCGTGGTCTCCCGTGTGGTCTTCATCCCTCTCATCATGCTGTGCAACACTGACAACCGCCAGTACCTGCCAGtcctgttacatttacatttacattacatttaagtcatttagcagacgctcttatccagagcgacttacaaattggtgcatacaccttatgacaaccagtggaacagccacttgcatctaaatcttgttgggggggagaaggattacctacccttacttaccctatcctaggtattccttgaagaggtgggatttcaggtgtctccggaaggtggtgattgactccgctgtcctggcgtcgttcTCCCATGACATTGCTTTCCTTGTTATCATGACATTATTCGCCTTATCCAATGGATATTTCATCTGTCTCTGCATGTCTTACGCACCTCAGTGAGTCACCAAATTGATATCTACCTGAATTTATTTCACAGTTTTGTCAAATTCTGTTTTTGTTTAATTCAATATAACTTGTTATTATGTTGTAGCAATTTGGGCAGTTTGTTCCACAGTATCTGACCTGTTCTCTTCCCCAGGTTGGTGAGGGCTAAAGACTGTGAGACAGCGGGGGCCTTGATGACCTTCTTCTTGGCTCTGGGTCTGTCTCTAGGGGCAGCGCTCTCTTTCCTCCTGAGGAACCTGCTCTAGAGGCAACTGGCCCCTCACAAATGTTTTATGAATATTTATGATTTACTCACTGAAGGGAAATagtgccatctgcccagtacagttgaaccTGGAATTCATCTGTGAatagcacacttctccagcgtgacAGTAGCCATTGAAGGTGAGCTTCTGCCCAGGACAATGAGCACAcagacagtttgtgcagaaaatcTTTGGTCGTGCCAAccaacagtttcatcagctgtccgggagGCTAGTCTTGGACGATCCCTTagttgaagaagccggatgtggaagtcctgggctggtgtggttgtgaggccgatgGATGTACgacataattttagagaatttggcagaagAGAAATGAACATGCAATTcgctggcaacagctctggtggacattcctgcagccagCGTGACAATTGCACGCTCCCCTCAAAATTGAGGCATCTGTGGCActgtattgtgtgacaaaactgtacattttaaagtggccttttactgaccccagcagaaggtgcacctgtgtaatgatcacgctgtttaatcagcttcttcatatgccacacctattaggtggatggatcatcttggaaaaggagaaatgctcacgaacagggatctaaacaaatctgtgcacaacatttttgcgAAATaagttttttgtgcatatggaatatttctgggatcatttatttcagatcatgaagcatgggaccaacactttacatgttgtgtttatatttatgttcagtgtatatacattatatctatctatctatatatatttttactattttctacattgtagacatcaaaactatgaaataacacataggcatcatgtagtaaccagaaaagtgttaaataaatatattttatatttgagattcttcatagtagccaccctttgccttgatgacagctttgcacactcttggcattctctcaaccaaccaatgtagaaaatagtccaaataaagaaacccttgaatgagtaggtgtgtccaaacttaactgttattgtatatatttttttatggaaGTATTTTGTTCTGGTTGAGGATTTTACTTTTGTATTTTTATACTGTATTTATTATTTTCCTTTTCACTATATTGTTATTGCATTTCATGATCATTTAAAGGTATTTCATACACAATATTGCAGCCTCTGTCAAGACTATTTTTACAGGAAAAGACTGAGGTCTATGGCACATAGACATCATGTATTCCATTCATTTTTTTGTCACTGTCTGACATGTCGATGGtttaataaattaaataaaaacgtTTGCAGAAAGACAAAGAAtgtttcccctctgtctctcttccatgCCTGTTAGCTAATGCAGGCAGCAGGGGACTTGGATTCGGGGTAAACTTTGAACATTGGGATATTGAAGACATGATGGATCAAACGCATAGTATTTAAAGGAGTGAGAAGgtaatggttctctgtagtaagACAACTAAGCTTGGAATGTGTTGAGTGCAGGGGAAACGATTGCATGTGGCAGTACTGATAAGAGGAGAAACCGTTGAAGGCTCATGTCACTTAGTTCCCTGCTTAGCAGGAAGGAAGCAATGtttagagatgaggaggagactcCACCCACAGTGGGGTATGAATACCACCACAGTGGAAGCCATTTCTTTAACGTCATGAATACAGCTGTATCGACCCTTTGGggagaattaaacttggttaagcttctcCAGTGTTCTTGGGTTATTTACTCTGATTGAACGTAACAGGAGTAAATATGGTAGCTAATAGCAAACTCCATGTGCTCTTATACTAGGAGCCATTACATGCTTGTCCTGACGAGAGGACAGTTAAACGTGTATCGAAAGCGTAACTTCTCAAATCATGCACTAATATAGGATGGTATAAAGagatgcaaaaaaaaaacatttgaatgtgATCAAACTCATTTAACACAGTAGTAAAACCATGTTGTCTTTGTCAGGGTTCCTCCCATAGAGTTATGCCACCTCAGAGGAGTCTGCAGGTTCCTCATAGAGATCAGTATCCTCCCAGGCCTCCTGTGTGTCCTCCTCTAGCTGTAAGTTCTGTTCCTGGAGCAGAGCCTTGCTCCACAGCAGAACCTTGTCCAGCCCAGCCTGTTCCAGGATCAGGGAGAAACACTGCTCTGCCTCCCTCCGGGCCTGACACAGGACACACAACCCTTTGATGTCATCTCCACTTCCTGAGACCGGGCACTGACATTATACCGTtgttacaagaccatggtgcttgcctacggagctgtgaggggaacggcacctcagtacctccaggctctgatcaggccctacacccaaacaagggcactgcgttcatccacctctggcctgctcgcctccctaccactgaggaagtacagttcccgctcagcccagtcaaaactgttcgctgctctagccccccaatggtggaacaaactccctcacgacgccaggacagcggagtcaatcaccaccttccggagacacctgaaaccccacctctttaaggaatacctaggataggataaagtaatccttctcacccccctttaaaagatttagatgcactattgtaaagtggctgttccactggatgtcataaggtgaatgcaccaatttgtaagtcgctctggataagagcgtctgctaaatgacaaatgtaaatgtaatgtaaatgttgttggTACCTGACTTTAGATGTGCTTAACTCTGGCTGAATAGTGATTACTGGTAAGGAGGGATATCAGCAGAGTTGCTACTCTATGCTGAACTCTGACCTGCCAGTGGTGCAGGAGCAGCAGTGGTCTGCTGTTGACATTCTCCGATCACCTCTGCCAGCTCAGATTGATACTCAGCGCAATGCACCCTCATCTCCTTCCTAAGTCACACAAAAGGAGGGCTGAATATTGTTCAGCACAGTATTCTTCTGTGAGCTGAGCTCCCCTCCCCCCATGGTCTTCAGATACAGTTACACCTGTAGTTGTTGTTGCCACTGTGCCCTGGCAGTGCTGTGATGTCTTGACGTTGAGCTACTTGGACACCTCTTTCTGAACCCTACACCTGGCTTCTGACTTCTGCTTCTCTGCTCTCAGCGTCTTCTCCTCGCTCGTTGCTAGTTGCTTGTAATCATGTAATCAGAGAAGAATATGTTATCATTAGCCTAGATAGAAACCTTCCACAGTTAAAAAGTATTTAAGTGAAGTTAAGAATTTATCAGAAATTCACATACTTCACTGCCTTCTCTCGTAACAGTGCAGGTAAGTCTTTGTGAGCTGGACATAATTCTAGCGAGGTCCCACTTCACCCCCGGGTATGGGGTCTTCTTGACATTCTTCAGGGTTTCCTTAGATGTACTGACAGCCTGATCCCCTGCAGCATTCACCTGGAAACTAAAAGGCTATGACACAGTGGAATACATTCCCTGCAACCTCCCTAAGTTGGATGTAGTCCGGTTGATGATAGGATGGAATGTGAGCTTCTTCTCCACTCTCGTTGGAAGGAGGCAACGAGTAGCCAGCTGGGCACATCTTTCTACCTCTTATCACTCCATTCTCACCGCTTGGAACAACTTGATATTCTGAGAAATAGAACACACGTAACATCGCCTGGCACGTTATTTCACACGGGAAAAACAATTTCAAGTGATTTTCAGCTGTCACATAATTTTTAAAATTCATCTACAAGAGCAAAATATCTGTGAAAGCATTGGACTTTTTCTCAATTGTATCGCATTGAAATGAATATTCTCTGCCAGCCTTCTGTTTATGTTTACTTATGTTTGTGTTGTCGTCTTGTACCACATTGTGTTGATTCTCTCGACTGAATATGAAATCCTAATCGTAAGTACTAAGTTTAGAAGAGATATTTGACACTtttttgtttgtgtgagtgaaagagagagagagagagagtgggcgtGCAGGGGTTTGGGGGAATTAGACACTCAACATATGAATTATGTTTGCCCAGTCAATGCTTCTGCATGTGAACCTAGCAGAACGGTAGGCTACTGACACTGCTGTTATATGATGGACCCAGAGTAGGAAACTTTCCTTCCTCTCAGACATGGGCTGCACTGGAGGGTGGCTGGTCTGGGTTATGTAGCCCCACTTGGAGTATGTTGAGTTGAGCTGTGGGGTTAACAGGAACAAGGGAACTGTAAAATATACATAACCTGATTTTATGTTTTGTTGCCTCTCAGTAGGCTATCATTTCACTGGTGCATGATTATCATTTGCTATGCTAAttatgttctttttttttttagaagTGTAAGGATAATTAGTTCTTCTGAAGTTGGCTAAATGTTTTATGACTATGTAATGACGTGGCCCCCCAAAAATCTGTTAAAGAGAAGATGCTTAAATTACCCTGTTCATAAATCATTTCATCTTTAAAACAAAATACTATCTAATTGACAAGCACTAACTCCTTGTTATAAAAATCAGAAGTAAAATAGAAGCTATAGCCTGCTTCTTAGGATGGCAGGCATTTGATAtggcagttaaaaaaaaaaagacaaatcaAAATGTTTAAATTGGATTAGTAGTAGGTTTTCACTACATGGTGAATAAGGCTTGTTTTACCCACATCTGTCAGCAATGAGTGTTTGGCTGCTTGGTCTAAGCTATCAACAGTAATTAGTGCCCAGTATCCACACTAGTTTCCCACACATACAAAGGGCCTGGGGATGGGGAAGGTGCATTATTCCAGTaatgagagaaggggagggagggaggcctgGGCTGGGACTGCCTGCTAGACCAGAGGTTAGGAGAGTGCGTTGGATAAATAATTGTACCTTTTAAAGAAACACGAGAAACTGTATTTGTTGTGCTATCATTTTGTGTTTTTATTGAAGTGCTACACAACAAAACCCAGTGCTGCAGTGTCTCATTCATGCCAATGTATTACCTTGTATTAACCATTAAACTCATATGTGAGAGGAATATGAGTAGAGGAATGTGCCTGCTTGGCCCAATGATAGGAGTTTCTGCCTTATGCTCTTCCACTGTGCAGGTGCAGTGAGGATGACCCTGAGAGACCAGTCTGGAGGTGGTTCACAGAGACTCTGTGACCCTGCTCTGCTCCTTCTTTCACCATGAGTCCCCTGTCCAGACTTAACATCATCTGGACCTTCGCACCCTTCTCTGACTCAAAACAGTACTGTTTGATCGTAAATACAAACCGATGTTATTGTCCAATAACCTCTGTTGTTCTGACAGGGGACCTATCAGGCTGTCCAGATAGTAAACATCTCACCTGGGAACTCTGGTCTGTAACGCTGCACCAACAACTGTTACGTCAACCTGTCCATATACAGCTGTGAGTCCCTGCATGGTCCACATGCTCTTCAGTTCTCTTACCTACCAATTACTTATCAAATCATACGCCTTCATCATAAATTCAGAAAGATTTTGGGATGTTGATTAAACCGGTCAGAGCTACTATAACTACTGCGTTGGGTGCGCTGTGTGTTTGGAGTCTGAGTACTGCTCACTCGCTGTGCTCTTACTGCAGCTCCAGACAGTTCCCCTGGGATTCTCCAGGTCCATGGCCCTGGTGCTGCTGTGGGTCCACCGCTCTGGCCAGGAGAGGAAGTGGAGTGTTATAACGAGGTACGGTACACTCCCGCTCTGATCAAACGCTCCTTTGTTTGATCCCTCAAgctaagaaatacaaaacatcTGTACACATTCTACAAATAAGATAAAACTCATTGACATTGTACAAAAACTCATTCAACTGAACGTTTGTTTCATAAAGTATTAAGAATAAACACGCATTCCATTGGTCACCTCATTGTGCCCTGCAGGTAGACACTAGCTTCCATTTCACTCCATTTGAGGCAGGCAATCACATAGTAGCTATTGAAACATGTCCAGCATAGAATGCCTGATAACTGTACAATTTGTTTAATACATCATTTCGAAACAAATGTTCAATGTCTCATTGGAATCAAATGTGTTCGTTTCTGTTCAAGACCAGTTCGTTGCTAAGTTCTGAATGATAATATTGCCTGCCAAAGGTTGAGGAAAGGTAAATGAAAGCACTCACAGCATTTAATTTGCAAATGATTAAACAAAAATCTTTAATTTAAATAGGGCGTGGGGGAAAAtcacataaaaaataaataaaaaaaaactgtacAGAACTTTAAATGTCAACGGAACAGTTTAAATAAAACATCCCCCCAAATGACTAAAATaataacttaaaaaaaaaacatgtgggaTGGTGTACTAGTATACAGCATTAGTGCAAAGTATGTATGAAATCAATTCTCCCCAAACTGCATGATTCAATGTGAAGAGTGCCCTTCCACCCAGGAGCCAGATCTCTTCTGAGGGGTAATATAATAATAAGAGAGAACCCCCTAAGACTCAACATAGTGTCTTCCATGAAAAAGAACCAGAAATGCACTAATAATAAAAtagatttatatatatttttaaatgtatatttatATACAAAACATGCTGTACATAAATGGCAGAGATTAAGAAATCCCTTTTAATATTGACACCCAGGTCAGTCCAGTGCTTTCCTTTCTCCCAGTAATAAAAGTACTCCCTGTTGCTTTGGATATTACACTGAGAATTAGGGGAGAAGAGAACCAGAAAAGGGCCCTGATCAGAATGGCTCTGCTTTTCCTAAGCCTAGGGTTGACACATGTTAACATCTGGTTGGTGCCAGCTCCTCCTCAACAATCCCCATGACAGAGTTAGATCCAATGATCTGACAAAGAGACTAGATCTACATTAGCACAGTGCTCGTTCCAAGTCCTTAAGATGTGTTTCAAGATGGTTCTAAGCCTGAATGGAATCACCTTGactgcagaggaggctggtgagaggagcTATAGGACAGACTCACTGTAATGGCATGAACAgaatggagtcaaacatgtggtttccctGTGTTTGAAACGgtcccattccagccattacaatgaggctgtcctcctatagctcctcccagcagcctccactgcctcCCATTCTTTCCCAATGGGAGACCATGTGAATGCCCTTTTCCACCTATTAGTTGTCCTTCATCCTGTAAGGACAGATCTAAGAGAAAGTTTAGTAGACAGTTCAGTCTAACTAAAAAGGTGACAAACTACTAAGATGGTTAGGTGGGGGGAAAGGAGCATACAAGGCTTCTAGGTCCAGCTTTACACCATGGCACAAGGTTATTCCAGATAGCCCTACCATTGATATAAAAGACTTGTCACAACTGGCCAGGGGACAGACATGTGGATTACTGTAGTGCTGTAAGACCCTATAGCTCTCAGGACAGAACAGAGTTGGACAGCCAGCTTGTCTGATATGTGCtctgggtagagagagaaaatcaTTGGAGCAGGACTACTCAGAAGTACATCAACGCCTTCATTTGACCCTTAAAGCAGGGTATGGCAAATGCAGGAGTGGGAGCAAACATTTTAAAGTTACTTCTCAGGAATACTTCCAGTTACATTACACACCTTAGAAGAGAAACCTTAgtgaaacatgtcaaatgatacCAAACGTGTGGCAAAAATTACAATTAAGAGGCAAGTCCAATCTCCACATTTCTGTATCACATCAGCATGTCAAATAGACAAACCCTTCCAGACGTTATTTCAGTATTTATTTAACTTGGTTTCCAACTAAAACGCTGGAGGTATGTGTAGCACAAACAGTAGTTGtaagtgtagtagtagtagcaggagGGGCTGTAGTTTAGTAGTAGCTGCCTGGAGCCAAGGAAAGCAGAAGGGCCTCTTGCTGGTGGCTATTCCACACAGAGCTGTCTGAGCCCCTCCCACTGCATAGAGTCCACAGCTGATTGGATCAGGTCAGGGAGGGAGCGTTTGGTCACTAGGGCAACTCAGTGGGCTGGCCTATAGCCACTGAGGAAGTTGTGATTCTTCAAGTAAAGTAAAAAGACATTCCACTCACCCCAAAAATAGGACCCAAAAATCTAAAAGGCTTTAGAAAGAAGATTCCCAGTTTAGAATCCTGTGGTCTGAACAATGTCCCTGCCTGGTGAGCATCTCTTCTCTTTTCATTCTCTGTCCTGGTCCATCAGCTGTCCAGAGTCACCCCCCACCCCATCTCATTAAACCTCCCCAAATTCAGAACTTTTGTCCAGGCCTGACAGGACTGTCAACTCCACTGGGAAAAAGCACCAAATGTTGGGAAAGGTAGGAGTAGGCGGGAGTCTTATCCCTGAAACAAGCTCTTTGACAGAACACTTGAGATTGTTGATTGTGGTCAAGTGCCTCTAATAAATATCCAAATGAGTATGAAGATGTTTTTACAGGGAGGGTGCTGGATTCGTTTTGGAATGTGTGTGTTATGCATAGTGATGTGGGGAGTTGATATTGACTGGTCATATGGCAGGGGTaagcaactagattcagccacggaCTGATTTTTGTCAGAGAGAATGGCGGAAAATAATTGTTATAATTTGTACTCTGCAAATTGACCAAAACTAAGCCCAAAAagagattgtatttgaaaataataatgtcaAACAAAATTACATTGACACTTTTTATTTGtgagaatacttgggaacagatttcctaaatatttttaaattttttgcttaattcctggtgattttacaGTCATTTGACCCaaaagtcacacacacatatattatttatatttttgctcataAAATGTTTCAAATCTGCCTGTTGCCGACCCCTGTCATATTGTAGCTGTTCAAGTCGTTTGATGTGACCCTTGCAGTTTGATCCCCACAGTTGTGAACGTGAACTAGTTCTACAGTGGAGCAGCAGGTTGGTGCAGCATGGATGGGCAGTGTGGGTAAAGAACAAGGCTTGTTATGGTAGTAACTCTGGCTTCACCTGTACATACAGCAACAAGGATATTAGAGTTCCCTTTTCTGAGTCATTATGCTGTTGCTGGTAGGTCTCAGGTGAAGGAGAAGACAAACGAACTAAACAAATAAAAACAACTAAACATTACATAAGGAAAAACCTCCCTTACAATTGCACTGGCTTTTTGGCCTGCGAGGGTTACCATTGTTACAGAAACTCTTGAGGGAATAGGTCCTATCAAATAGAGATCCTGTCCTAGGAGGGGAGATGGTGGGATGGGGCGTACATTTAGTTTTGACATGCATCCTTGTGGTGGTTCACTGAGGAGAACAGGAACATATTTAGACCTCAGATCCATCCAGCATGGCAAAGGCTCGAAAAGAAATGTACTCCGAAACATGTTGATGTTGTGATTTGCCATCAGAGACGTAACAGACCTCAGAGTCCAGTCtcttttagagagagagagagaagagcattgGAATGACTCTGGGAAGCTGGAATAGGTCCGGTCAGGCCCACTCTAGAACTGGTGGTGCTGTGCTTTGGCTGCAGGGGTTCTCATGGGTTCTCCAGAGCAGACTCAACCCAGGTGCTCAAGTAAAGGCAGCTCGGTGGACTCCTCCCCGGGCGCGGGGCTGGGGGGCGTGGTTTCAGTGGACTGGGTGACCCCCAGGGGGTCCTGTGTTGGGCTGGCCCCAGGCGGCAGTGCAGGAGGAGTAGACTGAAACACAGATGTAAATATCCGCAACTAACCTCACAACAAACAACCATCATTAAGTTGATCTGAAAGCCATAACATCCTGTTGTAAGAGATCCTGTCGCTACATTATTTTCATGCTGTTGACAGCATACTCCACCTTCCAACAGACTATatattgagtgtacaaaacataaaggacaccttcctaatattgagttgcgccCTGCCCCCCTCAGAACAGCCCCAATTCATCAGAgcatggactctgcaaggtgtcgaaatgttccacagggatgctggcccatgttgacttcaatacttcccacagttgtgtcaagttgactagatatcctttgggtggtggaccatccttgatacacacgggaatgtgttgagcgtgaaaaacccagcagtttAGCAGTTctttggcacctactaccatatctcATTGAAAAGGCAAATATTTTGTctcaaatccttctttaacctttctcctccccttcatctacagtgtttgaagtggacttaacaagtgac is a window from the Oncorhynchus keta strain PuntledgeMale-10-30-2019 chromosome 6, Oket_V2, whole genome shotgun sequence genome containing:
- the LOC118385628 gene encoding mucin-4-like isoform X2, translated to MCKYTNLYHIPFLSHTSPLSHTSPLSHTHPLSLSHTSPFSLTHIPFLSHTHPLSLSHTSPFSLTHIPFLSHTHPLSHTHPLSLSHTSPFSLTHIPFLSHTHPLSLSHTSPFSLTHIPFLSHTHPLSLSHTSPFSLTHIPFLSHTRPLSLSHTSPFSLTHVLFLSHTRPLSLSHTSPFSLTHVPFLSHTRPLSLSHAPFSLTRPLSLSHTRPLSLSHTRPLSLSHTRPLSLSHVPFLSHTSPFSLTRPLSLSHTRPLSLSHTRPLSRLSEQCVKKHCSLAGSCFGGRMALDLCLSQVLADVAAMGQDCNYQLDIMKFGRERGQWDQRSPVHDAAD
- the LOC118385628 gene encoding mucin-4-like isoform X1; its protein translation is MCKYTNLYHIPFLSHTSPLSHTSPLSHTHPLSLSHTSPFSLTHIPFLSHTHPLSLSHTSPFSLTHIPFLSHTHPLSHTHPLSLSHTSPFSLTHIPFLSHTHPLSLSHTSPFSLTHIPFLSHTHPLSLSHTSPFSLTHIPFLSHTRPLSLSHTSPFSLTHVLFLSHTRPLSLSHTSPFSLTHVPFLSHTRPLSLSHAPFSLTRPLSLSHTRPLSLSHTRPLSLSHTRPLSLSHVPFLSHTSPFSLTRPLSLSHTRPLSLSHTRPLSRLSEQCVKKHCSLAGSCFGGRMALDLCLSQVLADVAAMGQDCNYQLDIMKFGRERVVIFEASGTKEALFMMQQTDSHSRSSVLAVFKKIWVMALCVTCVLAVTLSVFPAVRTDTFSVSAASSSLTSCT
- the LOC118385628 gene encoding mucin-4-like isoform X3 codes for the protein MCKYTNLYHIPFLSHTSPLSHTSPLSHTHPLSLSHTSPFSLTHIPFLSHTHPLSLSHTSPFSLTHIPFLSHTHPLSHTHPLSLSHTSPFSLTHIPFLSHTHPLSLSHTSPFSLTHIPFLSHTHPLSLSHTSPFSLTHIPFLSHTRPLSLSHTSPFSLTHVLFLSHTRPLSLSHTSPFSLTHVPFLSHTRPLSLSHAPFSLTRPLSLSHTRPLSLSHTRPLSLSHTRPLSLSHVPFLSHTSPFSLTRPLSLSHTRPLSLSHTRPLSRLSEQCVKKHCSLAGSCFGGRMALDLCLSQVLADVAAMGQDCNYQLDIMKFGRERVGPKKPCS